From a region of the Triticum aestivum cultivar Chinese Spring chromosome 7D, IWGSC CS RefSeq v2.1, whole genome shotgun sequence genome:
- the LOC123168295 gene encoding berberine bridge enzyme-like Cyn d 4, with protein sequence MAMLKGLALALLVSFVLCYLTSVPCLASPDDFLQCLREKIPSELVYTQSSSSFAGVLVSSIRSARFLTNTTVRPLCVVTPTDASHVQAAVLCGRTQGVRLRVRSGGHDYEGLSYRSARPEVFGVVDLTNLRAVSVNQSETTAWVDSGATIGELYYTIAKDNSQLAFPAGLCPTIGVGGHFSGGAIGMMMRKYGLAVDNVLDAKFVTANGDLLDRAGMGEDLFWAIRGGGGGSFGIVLSWKVQLVQVPPMVTMFNIVKTLDQGAVDIVTRWQDVGPSLPNDLTIRVIVQGQQALFQALYLGTCSSLVATMGDQFPELAMTSADCQSMTWLQSIAFISFWNRDTPVEALLSRTTSLSTYSKSKSDYVQNAISKGVWKDIFSWFTMNGAGLVILEPHGGFMGSVPTDATPYPHRSGVLYNVQYMVFWQGDGGTAANTWLGNFYDFMGPYVSKNPRQAYVNYRDLGIGQNVVVDDVTTFDGGKVWGEQYFASNFQRLASVKAAVDPTDYFRNEQSIPPLVQGRK encoded by the coding sequence ATGGCGATGCTCAAAGGCTTAGCACTCGCGCTTCTCGTTAGCTTCGTCTTATGCTACCTGACCTCGGTCCCTTGCCTAGCCTCCCCTGATGACTTCCTCCAATGCCTACGGGAGAAGATACCTAGCGAGCTCGTGTACACGCAGAGCTCGAGCAGCTTCGCCGGCGTGCTGGTCTCCTCCATTAGGAGCGCCAGATTCTTGACCAACACCACGGTGAGGCCGCTCTGCGTCGTGACGCCGACCGACGCCTCCCACGTCCAGGCCGCCGTGCTCTGCGGCCGCACGCAGGGCGTGCGTCTCCGCGTGCGCAGCGGCGGGCACGACTATGAGGGCCTGTCGTACCGGTCGGCGCGGCCGGAGGTGTTCGGGGTGGTCGACCTCACCAACCTCCGCGCCGTGAGTGTGAATCAGTCGGAGACCACAGCTTGGGTCGACTCCGGTGCGACCATCGGCGAGTTGTACTACACCATCGCGAAGGACAACTCTCAGCTCGCGTTCCCTGCCGGCCTGTGCCCGACCATCGGTGTCGGCGGCCACTTCAGCGGTGGCGCCATCGGCATGATGATGCGCAAGTATGGCCTCGCCGTCGACAACGTCCTCGATGCCAAGTTTGTCACCGCCAACGGGGACCTCCTCGACAGGGCCGGCATGGGGGAGGACCTCTTCTGGGccatccgaggcggcggcggcgggagcttcGGCATCGTGCTCTCGTGGAAGGTCCAGCTCGTGCAGGTCCCGCCGATGGTGACCATGTTCAACATCGTAAAGACGCTTGACCAGGGCGCTGTAGACATCGTCACCAGATGGCAAGATGTCGGGCCATCACTCCCCAACGACCTCACCATAAGGGTGATCGTGCAGGGCCAGCAAGCCCTGTTCCAGGCCCTATACCTCGGCACGTGCAGCTCGCTCGTGGCGACCATGGGCGACCAGTTCCCGGAGCTCGCCATGACGAGCGCCGACTGCCAGTCGATGACCTGGCTCCAGTCCATAGCCTTCATCAGCTTCTGGAACAGGGACACGCCGGTGGAGGCGCTCCTGAGCCGGACCACCAGCCTGAGCACGTACAGCAAAAGCAAGTCCGACTACGTCCAGAACGCCATCTCCAAGGGCGTCTGGAAGGACATCTTCTCCTGGTTCACGATGAACGGCGCCGGGCTCGTCATCCTGGAGCCCCACGGCGGGTTCATGGGGAGCGTCCCCACCGACGCGACGCCGTACCCGCACCGGAGCGGCGTGCTGTACAACGTCCAGTACATGGTGTTCTGGCAGGGAGACGGGGGCACGGCGGCGAACACCTGGCTCGGCAACTTCTACGACTTCATGGGGCCGTACGTGAGCAAGAACCCGAGGCAGGCGTACGTGAACTACCGGGACCTGGGCATCGGCCAGAACGTGGTGGTGGACGACGTCACAACGTTCGACGGCGGCAAGGTTTGGGGCGAGCAGTACTTCGCGAGCAACTTCCAGAGGCTCGCGTCGGTGAAGGCGGCCGTGGATCCTACGGACTACTTCAGAAACGAGCAGAGCATCCCGCCATTGGTCCAAGGACGTAAGTGA